In the Candidatus Rhodoblastus alkanivorans genome, one interval contains:
- a CDS encoding J domain-containing protein — protein MADNPSFSAPSSAFESLLDRMEARDGAAARIAPPMEQERFQPCLTITMRQTFRVFAAIAAYGGQADDGAPPSRPDRVPLETHFARIRKELGAARSVEDLRRLRRTCALLVHPDRLPTAERPAAEKFMAEINAAIDRAIMNKSAARRSR, from the coding sequence ATGGCTGACAACCCGAGTTTCTCCGCGCCGAGCAGCGCGTTCGAAAGCCTGCTCGATCGAATGGAGGCGCGCGATGGCGCCGCTGCGCGAATCGCGCCGCCGATGGAGCAGGAAAGGTTCCAGCCCTGCCTCACGATCACGATGCGGCAGACGTTTCGTGTCTTCGCTGCGATCGCCGCCTATGGCGGGCAGGCGGATGACGGCGCCCCGCCGTCGAGACCAGACCGCGTTCCTCTCGAAACCCATTTCGCCCGCATCCGAAAGGAATTGGGCGCCGCCCGGAGCGTCGAGGACCTGCGGCGGCTGCGGCGAACCTGCGCCCTGCTCGTCCATCCCGACCGGCTGCCCACGGCCGAGCGCCCGGCGGCGGAAAAATTCATGGCCGAGATCAATGCGGCGATCGACCGCGCGATCATGAACAAATCCGCCGCGCGCCGTTCGCGTTAA
- a CDS encoding response regulator transcription factor — protein MFVIVDDREIVKTGYASSFSREGVASTGLRPDEFEEWVVGAGKRDLQAVEAILIGDCTRREVFPRMIRERCHVPVIALNDSPSLELTLDLFAAGVDDVVRKPVHVREIMARVGAIRRRKEARADYKDVGEMRVHLDGRDPEVKGAPLPLPRRERRILEYLVMNQAKRVTKSQIFNAIYGLFDDEVEEDVVESHISKLRKKLRHRLGYDPIDSKRYLGYCLTVN, from the coding sequence ATGTTCGTCATTGTCGATGACCGTGAAATCGTGAAGACAGGCTATGCTTCGAGCTTCAGCCGCGAGGGCGTGGCCTCGACGGGCCTTCGCCCGGACGAATTCGAGGAATGGGTGGTCGGCGCCGGAAAACGCGATCTTCAGGCCGTCGAGGCCATTCTTATTGGCGATTGCACCAGGCGCGAAGTTTTTCCCAGAATGATTCGCGAGCGCTGCCACGTCCCCGTGATCGCGCTCAATGATTCGCCGTCACTGGAGTTGACGCTCGATCTCTTCGCGGCGGGCGTGGACGATGTGGTGCGTAAGCCGGTGCATGTGCGCGAAATCATGGCGCGGGTCGGCGCCATTCGCCGTCGCAAGGAGGCGCGGGCGGACTACAAGGACGTCGGCGAGATGCGGGTTCATTTGGACGGGCGCGATCCCGAGGTAAAAGGGGCGCCGTTGCCGCTGCCGCGCCGCGAGCGCCGCATTCTGGAATATCTGGTGATGAACCAGGCGAAGCGGGTGACCAAGAGCCAGATTTTCAACGCGATCTACGGGCTCTTTGACGACGAGGTCGAGGAGGACGTCGTCGAAAGCCACATCAGCAAGTTGCGCAAGAAGCTGCGTCATCGCCTTGGCTACGATCCGATCGATTCCAAACGCTATCTCGGCTATTGCCTGACCGTGAACTGA
- a CDS encoding DUF1217 domain-containing protein, which yields MSTFTDYMTIANNLSRYQTMTAADPTVAQATKYFQANIGNIKTADDFVNNTRIFNYVMTAFGLSDMTYAKSLIKQVLEQGTSRSTALANTLNNPKILALAQAFNFSLYGDQTTQTTAATSDAVNQYVMQTLETNEGNQNPGVELALYFQQNASKITNGYSILADKNLLTVVQTTLGISSYTSAQNIDLQAQQFDRVLKYSDFQNPTKVFNFLERFTAQYDFNNPNASAAPSSSLVTTLFDASSSSSTSISVNLLMSMQNLKLGGL from the coding sequence ATGAGCACGTTCACCGACTATATGACGATCGCCAATAATCTGAGCCGCTATCAGACGATGACGGCGGCGGACCCCACGGTCGCCCAGGCGACGAAATATTTCCAGGCCAATATCGGCAATATCAAAACGGCCGATGATTTCGTCAACAATACGCGCATTTTCAATTACGTGATGACGGCCTTCGGCCTCAGCGACATGACCTACGCCAAGAGCCTGATCAAACAGGTGCTGGAACAGGGGACATCGCGGTCGACGGCGCTGGCCAACACGCTGAACAATCCGAAAATCCTGGCGTTGGCGCAGGCCTTCAATTTCTCGCTCTACGGGGACCAGACCACCCAGACGACGGCGGCGACGAGCGACGCCGTCAATCAATATGTCATGCAGACGCTCGAAACCAATGAGGGAAATCAGAATCCGGGCGTGGAACTCGCGCTCTATTTCCAGCAGAACGCCTCGAAGATCACGAACGGTTATTCGATTCTCGCCGACAAAAACCTTTTGACTGTCGTGCAGACTACACTCGGGATATCGTCCTATACCTCGGCGCAAAATATCGATCTCCAGGCGCAGCAATTCGACCGCGTGCTCAAATATTCCGATTTCCAGAACCCGACCAAGGTCTTCAATTTCCTGGAGCGGTTCACCGCCCAATATGATTTCAACAATCCCAACGCCTCCGCCGCGCCCTCCAGTTCGCTGGTGACGACTTTGTTCGACGCGTCGTCGAGTTCTTCGACAAGCATCAGCGTCAATCTTTTGATGAGCATGCAAAACCTGAAACTGGGTGGGCTCTAA
- a CDS encoding tetratricopeptide repeat protein, translating to MQTIGGGSAAARALLDSGVRAHAAGRAEEGIAAVDAALRIDPDFSEALSFAGFILQERGHGAGALRFYERALSLKADDATAWFNRGLLLMGARRLEDARESFARACALRAEVAGYHCNHGAALYELGRLGEAAAVYETALSLDPNLAQAELNLGNALMRLGRYTQARGAYLRAIRLRPDYALGFCGLGIVAKELGCFDEAMRAFDEALGLAPDSEEALSNRGCLHLLLGDFARGWEGYEYRWAKGRRPVPISPARFDLSDRESLAGRKILVVNDHGLGDTIQFFRYVVLLARMGADVTFAGPRKIWRLLSSSGVAATWRDEDDLAGEFDEVLAISSLPRACATRLETIPAPTPYLFAEAARIDFWRDRLQGQGKKIGLCWRGNVDFRVDPRRSIPPEAFLPLARLDRVRLINLQKGARGDDLPRELATRLENLSTDFDGGADAFLDTAAIMAHLDLVVTCDTSIAHLAGALGRPVWVALRQVAEWRWQNGRSDSPWYPSMRLFRCRDGEDWTALLDEMAVEISRQFSLGTMKKIS from the coding sequence GTGCAGACGATCGGGGGCGGCTCGGCCGCCGCGCGCGCGCTATTGGATTCCGGTGTGCGCGCCCATGCGGCAGGGCGGGCGGAAGAAGGGATCGCGGCGGTTGACGCGGCTTTGCGGATCGATCCGGATTTTTCCGAAGCGCTGAGCTTCGCCGGTTTCATCCTCCAGGAGCGCGGGCATGGCGCTGGCGCGCTGCGCTTTTACGAGCGCGCGCTTTCGCTCAAAGCCGATGACGCAACAGCGTGGTTCAATCGCGGCCTGCTTTTGATGGGCGCGCGACGGCTCGAAGACGCGCGTGAAAGCTTTGCAAGAGCTTGCGCCCTGCGGGCGGAGGTCGCCGGCTATCATTGCAACCACGGCGCGGCGCTCTACGAACTTGGTCGGCTTGGCGAAGCAGCGGCAGTCTATGAAACAGCTTTGTCGCTCGATCCGAACCTCGCGCAAGCGGAGCTCAATCTCGGCAATGCTTTGATGCGACTTGGGCGCTATACCCAGGCGCGCGGCGCCTATCTGCGCGCGATTCGTCTGCGGCCGGATTATGCGCTCGGCTTTTGCGGGCTCGGCATAGTGGCCAAAGAACTCGGCTGCTTCGATGAAGCCATGCGCGCGTTCGACGAGGCGCTGGGGTTGGCGCCCGATTCCGAGGAAGCGCTGAGCAACCGAGGCTGCCTCCACCTCCTCCTCGGCGATTTCGCTCGCGGTTGGGAGGGATACGAATATCGCTGGGCGAAGGGCAGGCGACCGGTTCCGATCTCGCCGGCGCGGTTCGACCTGTCCGATCGCGAAAGCCTCGCGGGCAGAAAAATCCTGGTCGTCAACGATCATGGGCTTGGCGACACCATCCAGTTTTTTCGCTACGTGGTTCTTCTGGCGCGGATGGGGGCGGACGTGACGTTCGCCGGCCCGCGCAAAATCTGGCGGTTGCTGTCCTCGTCGGGCGTAGCGGCGACTTGGCGCGACGAGGACGACCTTGCCGGCGAATTCGACGAGGTTCTCGCCATATCCTCACTGCCGCGCGCCTGCGCTACGCGGCTTGAAACCATTCCCGCGCCGACGCCCTATCTTTTCGCAGAGGCCGCGCGCATCGATTTCTGGCGCGACAGGCTGCAGGGCCAGGGGAAAAAGATTGGTCTATGCTGGCGCGGCAATGTCGATTTCCGGGTCGATCCGCGGCGTTCCATTCCGCCCGAGGCCTTTTTGCCGCTTGCCCGCCTAGACCGCGTGCGGCTGATCAATCTGCAAAAAGGCGCGCGGGGCGATGACCTGCCCCGCGAATTGGCGACAAGGCTGGAAAATCTCTCGACCGATTTCGACGGCGGCGCTGACGCATTCCTGGATACGGCCGCGATCATGGCCCATCTCGACCTCGTCGTGACCTGCGACACGTCTATCGCCCATCTCGCGGGGGCGCTTGGACGACCGGTATGGGTCGCCCTGCGTCAGGTCGCCGAATGGCGCTGGCAGAATGGACGGTCTGACTCGCCGTGGTATCCTTCGATGCGGTTATTCCGTTGCCGCGACGGGGAAGACTGGACCGCGCTCCTGGATGAGATGGCAGTTGAAATTTCCCGCCAATTCAGCCTGGGGACAATGAAAAAAATAAGCTAA
- a CDS encoding recombinase family protein: MRAVVYARYSSDLQSEASIADQIEVCRRYAVERGWIITQTYTDAAISGASRFRPAFQQLLNDAGRKLFDIVLCEAVDRLGRRLADTADLQDRLSFHGVKLFTPSIGEVTQIHVAVMGMMAQMALKDLAEKTRRGQLGRVLKGKSPGGLAYGYRIAAADDGRGGREIDFGEAETVRRIFREFAAGASPEAIAKRLNKESIPGPGGRPWSNTTLRGQADRGTGLLNNALYRGVLKWNRCSYVKDPRTGRRIARPNPQESWEIQAVPHRRIVDEALWEAAKARQEAMRATLKRPDTSNGLNELHRARFLLSGLMRCRCCGGGYTIIAKDRYGCATRKQKGTCDNTRTISRREIEARVLEGLKDRLLAPDLVAEFIKAVQDELCALRRERKTNDAQRTRKLTEIDRKISGMMRAIEDGLYEPSMKERLKALQNERRDLEVDVAETAEAELTILSHPNLPELYRRKVEQLEAILEGPDRAEAMDLIRSMIDRIELCPRAEANGLDAILHGDLAAILAACAGAAQKENAPDLAISGRRLSVVAGAGFEPATFRL, translated from the coding sequence ATGCGCGCCGTCGTCTACGCCCGCTATTCGAGCGATCTGCAGAGCGAAGCCTCGATCGCTGACCAGATCGAGGTCTGCCGTCGATACGCTGTCGAGCGCGGCTGGATCATAACTCAGACTTACACCGACGCGGCGATCAGCGGCGCCAGCCGTTTTCGCCCCGCCTTCCAACAATTACTCAACGACGCGGGCCGGAAGCTTTTCGATATTGTCCTGTGCGAAGCAGTCGATCGCCTCGGCCGTCGTCTGGCCGATACCGCCGACCTGCAGGATCGGCTTTCGTTCCACGGCGTCAAACTGTTCACGCCGTCAATCGGCGAGGTCACCCAGATCCATGTCGCCGTCATGGGCATGATGGCCCAGATGGCGCTCAAGGATCTCGCGGAAAAAACCCGGCGTGGGCAATTGGGACGGGTCCTCAAGGGCAAGAGCCCGGGCGGACTGGCCTACGGATATCGCATCGCCGCCGCCGACGACGGGCGCGGCGGCCGCGAGATTGATTTCGGGGAAGCGGAGACGGTCCGGCGGATATTTCGTGAGTTCGCGGCCGGCGCCAGCCCCGAGGCGATCGCGAAAAGGCTCAACAAGGAATCGATCCCTGGTCCGGGCGGCCGCCCCTGGTCCAATACAACGCTTCGCGGCCAAGCCGATCGAGGAACAGGCCTTCTCAATAATGCGCTTTATCGCGGTGTGCTCAAATGGAACCGCTGCTCCTATGTGAAGGATCCGCGGACCGGGCGACGGATCGCCCGCCCCAACCCGCAGGAATCGTGGGAGATCCAGGCCGTTCCGCATCGGCGAATCGTCGATGAAGCGCTTTGGGAGGCGGCCAAGGCCCGCCAGGAGGCCATGCGCGCGACCCTGAAGCGCCCCGACACGAGCAATGGTCTGAATGAACTTCACCGCGCCCGCTTTCTGCTGTCTGGGCTGATGCGCTGCCGCTGTTGCGGCGGCGGCTACACGATCATTGCCAAGGACCGCTACGGCTGCGCCACCCGCAAGCAGAAAGGAACCTGCGACAATACCCGAACAATCAGTCGGCGGGAGATCGAGGCCCGGGTCCTCGAAGGACTGAAGGACAGGCTGCTCGCGCCGGATCTGGTCGCCGAGTTCATCAAGGCGGTGCAGGACGAACTCTGCGCCCTGCGCCGCGAACGCAAGACGAACGACGCCCAGCGAACGCGCAAACTCACGGAAATCGATCGCAAGATTTCCGGGATGATGCGGGCGATCGAGGATGGCCTTTACGAGCCATCGATGAAGGAGCGGCTGAAAGCCCTCCAGAACGAACGCCGGGACCTCGAGGTCGATGTCGCCGAGACGGCGGAGGCGGAACTGACAATCCTGTCGCACCCGAACCTGCCAGAGCTTTACCGGCGCAAGGTCGAACAGCTGGAGGCGATCCTTGAGGGACCGGACCGCGCGGAAGCCATGGACCTGATCCGCTCGATGATCGATCGGATCGAGCTTTGCCCTCGCGCTGAAGCCAATGGTCTCGACGCCATTCTGCACGGCGACCTCGCCGCGATCCTTGCGGCCTGCGCGGGAGCGGCGCAAAAAGAAAACGCCCCGGATCTTGCGATCTCGGGGCGTCGATTATCGGTGGTTGCGGGGGCAGGATTTGAACCTGCGACCTTCAGGTTATGA
- a CDS encoding site-specific integrase: protein MTTLNGKPNTLADVLAIVAEAGLTASRKRDLISAINRLCEMAGRTPSDMPAEASALRAELRKILPARFGVSAKTFSNQRSLLAAALRQAGALDDMGRGFARRHPSWGPLMQAVGADTQLDDGLAAFANWCARSGISPDEVTDESMKLFAIWLETRTHCLKPRDVVRRTPLLWNRAGATIDGWPKTRLSPVSFRGPRRRLAWDDLSESFRRDAEAYLGKRAAPDIFHEEAAAPRRPLAPNTLRQQREHLRLAASVLVEVGMAVADVASLADLVERERFKTILRHYHGQQNGKPNAFAVALAKTLVQVAKHHVGASAEQVADLKALAAKLPPVPFDLTPKNKALLRQLESDGPRAGLLFLPETLLAKVASEMEAPRLPFVEGQVAIAIDIQLACPLRPQNLSNLHWRRHFLEPDGPKGRLLLHIPAEETKTKRQDLTVEIPEDVARRLRWYRRHMLPRVGGDPNGFLFVTKNGDPKSQETLTQQIIETIARHVGVHMTPHQFRHFVATIYLDANPEDHQTAQAILHHASAKTTLIYAGSASRRASRAYGKILFEQREQLELARRGKKAGPRRAIN from the coding sequence ATGACGACGCTGAACGGCAAGCCGAACACATTGGCGGACGTGCTTGCAATTGTCGCGGAGGCCGGCCTCACCGCCTCGCGCAAGCGCGATCTGATCTCGGCGATCAACCGCCTCTGCGAGATGGCCGGGCGCACGCCGTCGGACATGCCGGCGGAGGCGAGCGCATTGAGGGCGGAGTTGCGCAAGATCCTTCCGGCGAGGTTTGGCGTCAGCGCCAAGACATTCAGCAACCAGAGAAGCCTCCTGGCGGCCGCCCTGCGGCAAGCTGGCGCGCTCGACGACATGGGACGCGGATTTGCGCGGCGCCATCCGTCCTGGGGCCCTCTCATGCAGGCCGTCGGCGCCGACACGCAGTTGGACGATGGTCTCGCCGCTTTCGCCAACTGGTGCGCCAGGAGCGGAATATCCCCGGACGAAGTGACCGACGAGTCCATGAAGCTGTTCGCGATCTGGTTGGAGACCCGCACCCATTGCCTCAAGCCGCGCGACGTCGTGCGCCGGACGCCCCTGCTCTGGAACAGGGCTGGCGCGACGATCGACGGCTGGCCAAAGACCAGGCTGTCGCCGGTTTCGTTCAGAGGGCCCCGCAGGCGGCTGGCCTGGGACGATCTCAGTGAAAGCTTTCGCCGCGACGCCGAGGCCTATCTCGGCAAGCGCGCCGCTCCGGATATTTTCCACGAGGAGGCCGCGGCGCCGCGCCGTCCCCTGGCGCCCAACACGTTGCGACAGCAACGCGAACACCTGCGCCTCGCGGCGTCGGTTCTCGTCGAGGTGGGAATGGCTGTGGCGGACGTGGCTTCACTCGCGGACCTGGTCGAGCGGGAGCGCTTCAAAACCATTCTGCGCCACTACCACGGCCAGCAGAACGGAAAGCCGAACGCCTTCGCCGTCGCCCTCGCCAAAACGCTGGTCCAGGTCGCCAAGCATCACGTGGGCGCCTCGGCGGAGCAGGTGGCCGACCTCAAAGCCCTAGCCGCCAAGTTGCCGCCCGTGCCGTTCGATCTGACGCCGAAGAACAAGGCGCTCCTGCGTCAACTCGAGTCGGACGGACCGCGCGCCGGGCTACTGTTTCTGCCAGAAACATTGCTGGCCAAGGTCGCCTCGGAAATGGAGGCGCCGCGCTTGCCGTTTGTCGAAGGGCAAGTCGCGATTGCGATCGACATTCAATTGGCTTGCCCTCTCCGTCCCCAAAACCTGAGTAATTTGCATTGGCGACGCCACTTCCTGGAGCCGGATGGGCCGAAGGGTCGATTGCTGCTGCATATTCCTGCCGAGGAGACCAAGACCAAACGCCAGGATCTGACGGTCGAGATTCCAGAGGACGTCGCGCGGCGGCTCCGCTGGTATCGACGTCACATGTTGCCGCGGGTTGGCGGCGATCCGAACGGCTTTCTTTTCGTCACGAAAAACGGCGACCCCAAGAGCCAGGAGACGCTTACTCAGCAGATCATCGAAACGATTGCGAGACACGTCGGGGTTCACATGACGCCGCACCAGTTCCGTCACTTCGTCGCAACCATCTATCTCGACGCCAACCCGGAAGACCATCAGACGGCGCAGGCGATCCTGCATCACGCGTCAGCCAAAACCACGCTGATCTATGCGGGCTCCGCCAGCCGCCGCGCCAGCCGGGCCTATGGCAAGATTCTGTTCGAACAGCGCGAGCAGCTCGAGTTGGCTCGCCGCGGCAAGAAAGCCGGCCCGAGAAGAGCGATCAATTAG
- a CDS encoding helix-turn-helix domain-containing protein, with the protein MTIAREYMRADEIARLTGVSLRTVRRWISEGKLPSAKIAGVRLVAKKAVLQMLAPAMREWDENDPENEDNTDPQDSIGRSSPK; encoded by the coding sequence GTGACGATCGCGCGCGAATATATGCGCGCCGACGAGATCGCGCGCCTGACCGGGGTCTCGCTGAGGACCGTGCGGCGCTGGATTTCCGAGGGGAAGCTGCCATCCGCGAAAATAGCCGGCGTTCGCTTGGTCGCGAAAAAGGCGGTCCTGCAAATGCTCGCGCCGGCCATGCGAGAGTGGGACGAAAACGACCCTGAAAATGAAGATAATACAGATCCTCAGGATAGCATCGGGAGATCGTCACCAAAATAA
- a CDS encoding caspase family protein — protein sequence MRSSPVAALFGVVALFGAMIAPSSAQQLEKRIALVIGEGGYAASALATAPNDAGLVAQTLQAAGFDVVGARDLDTQGLREALREFVGKAQNSGPDTVAMLYFAGYGLQSGGENYLAGVDAHIATAADVAINAVRVSDFLQPLAALPLKARIVVLDAARKNPFAASGQPLAGGLALMQPDDGTLIALNAAPGTIGPEEPGPFGVYAKALVEMIKAGGAPVNDMFDRVRMRVSEATQGAQIPWSASRVALPFMFFDHTAEAPTDQRDMFGQLLSKPIASFGPRDAYLAAVARDTLEGYQEFLTAFPNDPLAARVRAILAARREATIWRETCAVGTAPAYWTYVKRYPRGPHVYDARRALVHLDTAVEPPPTFEEIDYDVPPPPPDEIIYVEQPVIYFDDPIWAFPPPPPPPIIYFVAAPFWFAALPPPLPPVAAFVLPIPTYYPVAAWVAPPPYVAPAPTNVFIANIHNTVVVNQAANTVTVTNAAGQILPTSPANIASPPAGGGLHPGVAAAAVALPAAAALRAMTPKAPALPAAGHALPSPGPTGAGGVASPLGGAGRVAPGARPSLQQRGIAPFRPSTMPPATAVHPARPAAPRPRGLYSGAPAPRPGPHFVAPHRAPRFQAPAVAPRFTAPHRAPTFAAPPRLPHYGAPQPAPHFAAPRPTPHFAAPRSAPHFVAPPHFAAPHAPAPRQTGHGNAKPHW from the coding sequence ATGCGCTCCTCTCCTGTTGCCGCTCTTTTCGGCGTCGTCGCGCTCTTTGGCGCCATGATTGCGCCCTCGTCCGCGCAGCAACTCGAAAAACGGATAGCGCTCGTGATCGGCGAGGGCGGCTACGCCGCTAGTGCTCTTGCGACGGCGCCGAACGACGCCGGCCTCGTCGCGCAGACCTTGCAGGCTGCCGGCTTCGATGTCGTCGGCGCGCGCGACCTCGATACGCAAGGATTGCGCGAGGCGCTGCGCGAATTCGTTGGAAAAGCGCAGAATTCCGGGCCCGACACCGTGGCCATGCTCTATTTCGCCGGCTATGGACTTCAATCCGGCGGCGAAAATTATCTTGCCGGCGTCGACGCCCATATCGCCACAGCTGCAGATGTCGCCATCAATGCAGTTCGGGTCTCCGATTTTCTCCAGCCTCTGGCCGCGCTGCCCCTCAAGGCGCGCATCGTCGTCCTGGACGCTGCGCGCAAGAATCCCTTCGCCGCGTCCGGCCAGCCCCTCGCGGGCGGCCTCGCCCTGATGCAACCGGACGACGGAACGCTCATCGCCTTGAATGCTGCGCCGGGAACGATCGGCCCGGAAGAGCCCGGACCCTTCGGCGTTTACGCCAAGGCTTTGGTCGAAATGATCAAAGCTGGCGGCGCGCCGGTCAACGACATGTTCGATCGGGTCCGGATGCGCGTCAGCGAAGCGACGCAGGGCGCGCAAATTCCGTGGAGCGCCTCGCGCGTCGCTCTTCCCTTCATGTTTTTCGACCATACCGCCGAGGCGCCGACCGATCAGCGCGACATGTTCGGCCAGTTGCTCTCCAAACCCATCGCGAGTTTCGGTCCGCGCGACGCTTATCTCGCCGCCGTCGCGCGCGACACGCTGGAGGGCTATCAGGAGTTCCTCACGGCTTTCCCTAACGATCCGCTCGCGGCGCGCGTCCGCGCCATTCTCGCGGCGCGACGCGAAGCAACCATCTGGCGAGAGACTTGCGCCGTCGGAACGGCGCCCGCCTACTGGACGTACGTCAAGCGTTATCCGCGCGGACCTCATGTTTATGACGCCAGGCGCGCGCTGGTCCACTTGGACACCGCCGTCGAGCCGCCGCCGACCTTTGAAGAAATCGATTACGACGTGCCGCCGCCGCCGCCTGACGAAATCATCTATGTCGAACAGCCGGTGATCTATTTCGACGATCCGATCTGGGCATTTCCGCCGCCGCCCCCGCCGCCAATCATCTATTTCGTCGCGGCGCCCTTCTGGTTTGCGGCCCTTCCGCCCCCGCTGCCGCCCGTCGCTGCTTTCGTCCTGCCCATTCCGACCTATTACCCGGTCGCGGCCTGGGTCGCTCCGCCGCCCTATGTCGCGCCCGCGCCGACGAATGTCTTCATCGCCAACATCCACAACACGGTGGTGGTCAATCAAGCCGCGAATACGGTGACGGTCACCAACGCCGCCGGCCAGATCCTTCCGACCTCGCCGGCCAATATCGCTTCGCCGCCCGCCGGAGGAGGACTGCATCCCGGCGTCGCAGCGGCGGCGGTTGCGCTGCCGGCCGCGGCCGCGCTTCGGGCAATGACGCCAAAGGCTCCGGCGCTTCCCGCCGCTGGTCATGCTTTACCGTCGCCCGGTCCGACGGGCGCAGGCGGCGTGGCTTCGCCCCTCGGCGGAGCAGGGCGTGTCGCGCCGGGCGCAAGGCCGAGTTTGCAGCAACGGGGAATCGCGCCATTCAGGCCTTCGACCATGCCCCCGGCTACGGCCGTTCACCCCGCCAGACCGGCAGCGCCACGGCCGCGGGGTCTGTATTCCGGGGCGCCGGCGCCCCGCCCTGGACCCCATTTCGTGGCGCCTCATCGCGCCCCCCGGTTCCAGGCGCCCGCCGTCGCCCCACGCTTCACGGCGCCGCATCGCGCGCCAACATTTGCTGCGCCCCCTCGCCTTCCGCATTATGGAGCGCCGCAGCCAGCGCCGCATTTCGCGGCGCCGCGACCAACTCCCCATTTTGCCGCGCCACGATCAGCCCCGCATTTTGTCGCGCCCCCCCATTTTGCGGCTCCGCATGCGCCTGCGCCGCGACAGACCGGCCATGGCAATGCGAAGCCTCATTGGTGA